A stretch of the Archangium violaceum genome encodes the following:
- a CDS encoding SDR family NAD(P)-dependent oxidoreductase, translating to MSRLKDKVALVTGAASGIGRATALLFGREGARVVVTDIAPSGEQVAQEIRAAGGQAFFCVHDVTDEVTWQKVMTRTLDLYGRLDVLVNNAGIAISRSVAEMSMAEWREQMAVNLDATFLGTKYAVRTMRLGKRGGSIINVASVSGLVGSPGTAAYSASKGGVRMLSKAVAVECAPDGIRVNSVFPGGVRTPIWENADWWDGFVSQVGSEEEAWRKLEAASPLGRMGEPGDIAESILYLASDASRYVTGAELVVDGGYTAR from the coding sequence ATGAGTCGACTGAAGGACAAGGTGGCCCTCGTAACGGGGGCCGCATCGGGTATCGGCCGAGCCACGGCGCTGCTGTTCGGCCGTGAGGGCGCGCGCGTGGTGGTGACGGACATCGCTCCTTCGGGCGAGCAGGTGGCGCAGGAGATCCGCGCCGCGGGAGGCCAGGCCTTCTTCTGCGTGCACGACGTGACGGACGAGGTGACGTGGCAGAAGGTGATGACACGCACGCTCGACCTGTATGGCCGGCTGGACGTGCTGGTGAACAACGCGGGCATCGCGATTTCGCGCTCGGTGGCGGAGATGTCGATGGCCGAGTGGCGCGAGCAGATGGCGGTGAACCTGGACGCCACCTTCCTGGGCACCAAGTACGCGGTGCGCACCATGCGGCTGGGCAAGCGCGGGGGCTCCATCATCAACGTGGCGTCGGTGTCGGGGCTCGTGGGCAGTCCCGGAACGGCGGCGTACTCGGCCAGCAAGGGCGGGGTGCGCATGCTGAGCAAGGCGGTGGCGGTGGAGTGCGCGCCGGACGGCATCCGCGTCAACTCGGTGTTCCCCGGAGGGGTGCGCACGCCCATCTGGGAGAACGCGGACTGGTGGGACGGCTTCGTCTCGCAGGTGGGGAGCGAGGAGGAGGCCTGGAGGAAGCTCGAGGCCGCCTCGCCGCTGGGCCGCATGGGCGAGCCCGGGGACATCGCCGAGTCCATCCTCTACCTGGCCTCGGACGCCTCGCGCTACGTGACGGGCGCGGAGCTCGTCGTGGACGGGGGCTACACCGCGCGTTAG
- a CDS encoding esterase/lipase family protein — MKKLHTLLLALCALGLGTEARAGAAKTTYPVVFAHGMGGFDNLLGNDYWGDDYGMFVGDTCSLFEMPCNEDIDGGQKTFVGQVQPFQSSEVRGLDLANDIEGYMASTGATRVNLIGHSQGGLDARKAAKVLYTRKGYTVVAVLVSVSSPHRGSPVAKYILDLKPGVTSVIAALAELYGDVVYGPGNDAFAGAKQLVYNDYSSTDGVTTGARNFNINNPIDARYASRYVSLITAQNGVNVNPALYLVSELFYDIDGDGYCVDDCDNDGAAGRGDGYANETDDDGLVGINSQQMGYRLKYTESTFGFDSVTTDTNVPYMDDINTPSTSAQMTSTSSVINQDHMDVVGLGPDTFDEPEFYASIIHYIATHD, encoded by the coding sequence ATGAAGAAGCTGCACACCCTCCTGCTGGCGCTGTGCGCGCTCGGGCTCGGCACCGAGGCCCGGGCCGGCGCGGCGAAGACGACCTACCCCGTGGTGTTCGCCCACGGCATGGGCGGCTTCGACAATCTCCTCGGCAACGACTACTGGGGCGACGACTACGGCATGTTCGTCGGCGACACCTGCAGCCTCTTCGAGATGCCCTGCAACGAGGACATCGACGGCGGCCAGAAGACCTTCGTGGGCCAGGTGCAGCCCTTCCAGTCGTCCGAGGTGCGTGGCCTGGATCTGGCCAACGACATCGAGGGCTACATGGCCAGCACGGGCGCCACACGGGTGAACCTCATCGGCCACTCGCAGGGCGGTCTGGACGCGCGCAAGGCGGCCAAGGTGCTCTACACGCGCAAGGGCTACACCGTGGTGGCCGTGCTGGTGAGCGTGTCCTCGCCCCACCGCGGCTCGCCCGTGGCCAAGTACATCCTCGACCTGAAGCCCGGCGTCACCAGCGTCATCGCCGCCCTGGCCGAGCTCTACGGCGACGTCGTCTACGGGCCGGGCAATGACGCCTTCGCCGGCGCCAAGCAGCTCGTCTACAACGACTACAGCAGCACCGATGGCGTGACGACGGGCGCCCGGAACTTCAACATCAACAACCCCATCGACGCGCGCTACGCCTCCCGCTACGTGTCGCTCATCACCGCGCAGAACGGCGTGAATGTGAACCCCGCGCTCTACCTGGTGAGCGAGCTCTTCTACGACATCGACGGCGACGGCTACTGCGTGGACGACTGCGACAACGACGGCGCCGCGGGCAGGGGCGACGGCTACGCCAACGAGACGGATGACGACGGCCTGGTGGGCATCAACTCGCAGCAAATGGGCTACCGGCTGAAATACACCGAGTCCACCTTCGGCTTCGACTCCGTCACCACCGACACCAACGTCCCCTACATGGACGACATCAATACGCCCAGCACCTCCGCGCAGATGACCTCCACCTCGAGCGTCATCAACCAGGATCACATGGACGTGGTGGGCCTGGGTCCGGACACCTTCGACGAGCCGGAGTTCTACGCCTCCATCATCCACTACATCGCCACCCACGACTGA
- a CDS encoding peptidoglycan-binding protein, with the protein MVAISRSAALAPRLAASSAPPTLRLDSRGASVVTLQKKLKAAGFDPGAADGAFGPKTLAAVKAFQKARGLATDGVVGPKTWSALNAATASSGGSGPTLRQGARGEPVRALQNRLNALGFNAGTADGDFGPKTLAAVKAFQKSRGLTADGIVGPKTWDKLGIKVQTPSTPSGGGRVVTGYVNGVPRQITLSPIPNGKEMRSDAAAAFNRMHAAARAAGINLTVNSGFRSMEQQRALYQAYRNGTGNLAAKPGYSNHQGGIAVDINVGGTGSSTYRWLAANASRFGFTRTVPSEPWHWEFRP; encoded by the coding sequence ATGGTCGCCATCTCCCGTTCCGCCGCCCTCGCCCCCCGCCTCGCGGCCAGCTCCGCTCCCCCCACCCTCCGGTTGGATTCCCGCGGCGCCTCCGTCGTCACCCTCCAGAAGAAGCTGAAGGCCGCGGGCTTCGACCCAGGCGCCGCCGATGGCGCCTTCGGCCCGAAGACGCTCGCCGCCGTGAAGGCCTTCCAGAAGGCGCGTGGCCTCGCCACCGATGGCGTCGTGGGCCCCAAGACGTGGAGCGCCCTCAACGCGGCCACCGCCTCCTCCGGTGGCTCCGGCCCCACCCTGCGCCAGGGTGCTCGGGGCGAGCCCGTGCGCGCCCTCCAGAACCGGCTCAACGCGCTCGGCTTCAACGCCGGCACCGCCGACGGGGACTTCGGCCCGAAGACGCTCGCCGCCGTGAAGGCCTTCCAGAAGTCCCGCGGCCTCACCGCCGACGGCATCGTGGGCCCCAAGACGTGGGACAAGCTCGGCATCAAGGTGCAGACGCCCTCCACCCCCTCGGGCGGTGGCCGCGTCGTCACCGGCTACGTGAACGGCGTGCCCCGTCAAATCACCCTCTCCCCCATCCCCAACGGCAAGGAGATGCGCTCCGACGCGGCGGCCGCCTTCAACCGCATGCACGCCGCGGCCCGCGCCGCCGGCATCAACCTCACCGTCAACAGCGGCTTCCGCTCCATGGAGCAGCAGCGCGCCCTCTACCAGGCCTACCGCAACGGCACCGGCAACCTCGCCGCCAAGCCCGGCTACTCCAACCACCAGGGCGGCATCGCCGTGGACATCAACGTGGGCGGCACGGGCTCCTCCACCTACCGCTGGCTGGCCGCCAACGCGAGCCGCTTCGGCTTCACCCGCACCGTCCCCTCCGAGCCCTGGCACTGGGAGTTCCGGCCCTGA
- a CDS encoding ankyrin repeat domain-containing protein, with amino-acid sequence MPHLIDAVRRGDTSRVEALLNTEPKALGRGDAHGMTPLLWAARQGHASLVQLLLARGADVSMRDARGATALMIAAERGHLEVTRLLVPRTGPDERGEALRYAAGTGRIELVEWLLDEADAALEFGGTDGRTPLTCAILGGHTALAEELLRRGADVEARSSGVLHCESREDSGWHPLHHAADRRHALLVQLLLDAGARVDAPSTGGTTPLMLAAHHGDEDSVRVLLLAGADPLRENARRATALSLSRAHGRPHITRLLERRAEERPLTRVLQWPWNPGAGRKN; translated from the coding sequence ATGCCCCACCTCATCGATGCCGTCCGACGCGGAGACACCTCCCGGGTGGAGGCCCTGCTGAACACGGAGCCGAAGGCGCTCGGCCGAGGGGATGCGCACGGCATGACGCCCCTGCTGTGGGCCGCCCGGCAGGGACACGCGTCGCTCGTCCAACTGCTGCTGGCGCGCGGCGCGGATGTGTCGATGAGGGACGCGCGAGGCGCCACCGCGCTGATGATCGCCGCCGAGCGCGGCCACCTGGAGGTCACACGCCTCCTCGTGCCGCGGACGGGCCCGGACGAGCGCGGCGAGGCCCTGCGGTACGCCGCGGGCACGGGCCGTATCGAGCTCGTGGAGTGGTTGCTGGACGAGGCGGACGCCGCGCTCGAGTTCGGCGGAACGGACGGGAGGACACCCCTCACCTGCGCCATCCTCGGGGGCCACACCGCGCTGGCCGAGGAGCTGCTGCGCCGCGGAGCGGACGTGGAGGCGCGCAGCTCCGGCGTCCTCCATTGTGAGAGCCGCGAAGACTCCGGCTGGCACCCGCTGCACCACGCGGCGGACCGCCGGCACGCGCTGCTGGTGCAGCTGCTGCTCGACGCCGGAGCCCGGGTGGACGCGCCAAGCACCGGAGGTACCACGCCGTTGATGCTGGCGGCCCACCACGGCGACGAGGACAGCGTCCGCGTCCTGCTGCTGGCCGGAGCGGACCCGCTGCGCGAGAACGCGCGTCGGGCCACCGCGCTGTCCCTGTCACGTGCCCACGGCAGGCCCCACATCACCCGGCTGCTCGAGCGTCGCGCCGAGGAGAGGCCGCTCACCCGGGTGCTGCAATGGCCGTGGAACCCGGGCGCCGGCCGGAAGAACTGA
- a CDS encoding serine/threonine-protein kinase: protein MSAPLRETFEPSVKSREPGGDPLLGTCIGSFRLTRRLGQGGMGAVYLGEHVDIGSRVAIKVLHRRLASSPQVLRRFHMEARAVNLIGHENIVNIIDINPAPPRPYLVMEYLEGEPLSALLTRGPVRAEIAVALLAQVCDALEATHARGIVHRDLKPENLILLQRGSGPAFVKVLDFGIAKLLDAEEERGSDTGEGAVLGSADYMAPEQSRGERVDGRADLYALGVIAYQLVTGRLPFVEKNFTALLLAHQTKQPTPPRELRPDVPPAVSHVILRALAKEPEARYQSASTMRGALQVAIDEVRAPSGPALTPPSVVPCVIRPALALPVLVTAGPGATTEQLTCTDLTRGGLFLRTDQALPPLLSRVTVALEHPDGELTCQCEVVRHVKPEEAVTWSMSPGFGVQFVEPSVSFKAAVAHLMLGQPLDTLRPPLDAAAEAEVEQVLAPYRERGTEDLYAFLALPPDTGCEELRLRARRACHALERLRERPIAAHLRARVDTVLERMRKASETLGHPRHRAVYDAERGNFQGVARCLAAGLTLTQMEELRRDFLARRPHTQGPLRVHLATARAHQQAGLLDHAREAYERALILDPLSLELHRQYLAVCRALANPEPRG, encoded by the coding sequence ATGTCCGCCCCCCTGCGAGAGACCTTCGAGCCCTCCGTCAAGAGCCGCGAGCCCGGGGGAGACCCGCTGCTGGGGACATGCATCGGCAGCTTCCGGCTCACCCGCCGGCTGGGTCAGGGAGGCATGGGCGCGGTGTACCTCGGCGAGCACGTGGACATCGGCAGCCGAGTGGCCATCAAGGTGCTCCACCGGCGGCTGGCGTCCTCGCCCCAGGTGCTGCGCCGCTTCCACATGGAGGCGCGCGCCGTCAACCTCATCGGCCACGAGAACATCGTCAACATCATCGACATCAACCCCGCGCCGCCCCGGCCCTACCTCGTCATGGAGTACCTGGAGGGCGAGCCGCTCTCCGCGCTGCTCACCCGCGGGCCCGTGCGCGCGGAGATCGCCGTCGCCCTGCTCGCCCAGGTGTGCGACGCGCTCGAGGCCACGCACGCGCGAGGCATCGTCCACCGCGACCTCAAGCCCGAGAACCTCATCCTCCTGCAGCGCGGCAGTGGCCCCGCCTTCGTCAAGGTGCTCGACTTCGGCATCGCCAAGCTGCTCGACGCCGAGGAGGAGCGCGGGAGCGACACCGGAGAGGGCGCCGTCCTCGGCTCGGCCGACTACATGGCGCCGGAGCAGTCGCGCGGAGAGCGCGTGGACGGGCGCGCCGACCTCTACGCCCTGGGCGTCATCGCCTACCAGCTCGTCACCGGGCGGCTGCCCTTCGTGGAGAAGAACTTCACCGCGCTGCTGCTCGCCCACCAGACGAAACAACCGACTCCGCCCCGTGAGCTCCGCCCCGACGTCCCGCCCGCCGTCTCCCACGTCATCCTCCGGGCGCTCGCCAAGGAGCCCGAGGCCCGCTACCAGAGCGCCTCGACGATGCGCGGCGCGCTCCAGGTGGCGATCGACGAGGTGCGCGCCCCGTCTGGCCCGGCCCTGACACCGCCTTCCGTCGTGCCCTGTGTCATCCGCCCGGCGCTCGCGCTCCCCGTGCTCGTGACGGCGGGCCCCGGCGCCACCACCGAGCAGCTCACGTGCACGGACCTGACGCGCGGAGGCCTCTTCCTGCGCACCGACCAGGCCCTGCCGCCGCTGCTCTCCCGGGTGACGGTGGCCCTGGAGCACCCGGACGGCGAGCTGACGTGCCAGTGCGAGGTGGTCCGGCACGTGAAGCCCGAGGAGGCGGTCACCTGGAGCATGTCTCCGGGCTTCGGCGTGCAGTTCGTGGAGCCCTCCGTCTCCTTCAAGGCCGCGGTGGCGCACCTGATGTTGGGGCAGCCGCTCGACACCCTGCGCCCGCCCCTGGACGCGGCCGCGGAAGCGGAGGTGGAGCAGGTGCTCGCCCCGTACCGGGAGCGCGGCACGGAGGACCTCTACGCCTTCCTCGCGCTGCCGCCGGACACGGGCTGCGAGGAGCTGAGACTGCGCGCGCGCCGGGCCTGCCATGCACTGGAGCGTCTGCGCGAGCGCCCCATCGCCGCCCACCTGCGCGCCAGGGTGGACACGGTGCTCGAGCGCATGCGCAAGGCGTCCGAGACGCTCGGCCATCCGCGCCACCGGGCCGTCTACGACGCCGAGCGGGGGAACTTCCAGGGCGTGGCGCGCTGTCTGGCCGCGGGGCTCACCCTCACGCAGATGGAGGAGCTGCGACGCGACTTCCTCGCCCGGCGCCCGCACACCCAGGGGCCGCTGCGCGTGCACCTCGCCACCGCCCGGGCCCACCAGCAGGCCGGGCTGCTCGACCACGCGCGCGAGGCCTACGAGCGGGCCCTCATCCTGGACCCGCTGTCCCTGGAGTTGCACAGGCAGTACCTCGCCGTGTGCCGTGCGCTGGCCAACCCGGAACCTCGGGGCTGA
- a CDS encoding SDR family NAD(P)-dependent oxidoreductase: protein MEKRFTDKVALVTGGSSGIGLAAARELGRSGAKVALVGRTRERGEAAARALREEGMEVLYVQADMARSEDVRRMVEEVVERWGRLDLAVNNAALGDMQLVPLTELPEEEFDRVLAVDLKGVWLCMKYEIPAMLRMGGGAIVNVSSINGLTGTPMGTAYVTAKHGMHGLSKTAALEFARQGLRVNVVCPGAHRTPMLEGLLEKISPGAPELAETQFYVPRIPMGRVGSPEECGRAIAWLLSEDASYVNGCVMTVDGGMMAGL, encoded by the coding sequence ATGGAGAAGCGATTCACGGACAAGGTGGCGCTGGTGACGGGGGGCAGCTCGGGCATTGGTCTGGCGGCGGCCCGGGAGCTGGGACGGTCGGGAGCGAAGGTGGCGCTGGTGGGCCGGACGCGCGAGCGCGGCGAGGCGGCGGCGAGGGCGCTGCGGGAGGAGGGAATGGAGGTGCTCTACGTGCAGGCGGACATGGCGCGCTCGGAGGACGTGCGGCGGATGGTGGAGGAGGTGGTGGAGCGGTGGGGGCGGTTGGATCTGGCGGTGAACAACGCCGCACTGGGAGACATGCAGCTGGTGCCCCTGACGGAGCTGCCCGAGGAGGAGTTCGACCGGGTGCTGGCGGTGGACCTCAAGGGCGTCTGGCTGTGCATGAAGTACGAGATTCCGGCCATGCTGCGAATGGGGGGCGGGGCGATCGTCAACGTTTCGTCCATCAATGGGCTGACGGGCACGCCCATGGGGACGGCGTACGTGACGGCGAAGCACGGCATGCACGGGCTGAGCAAGACGGCGGCCCTGGAGTTCGCGCGGCAGGGACTCCGGGTGAACGTGGTGTGTCCCGGAGCGCACCGCACACCGATGCTGGAAGGCCTCCTCGAGAAGATTTCACCCGGAGCGCCGGAGCTGGCGGAGACGCAGTTCTACGTGCCGAGGATTCCGATGGGGCGCGTGGGCAGTCCAGAGGAGTGCGGCAGGGCCATCGCGTGGCTGCTGTCGGAGGATGCCTCGTATGTGAACGGCTGTGTGATGACGGTGGATGGCGGGATGATGGCCGGGCTGTGA
- a CDS encoding cupin domain-containing protein, whose protein sequence is MAHTVRPHRLMSLGAAVLAAFLTTACGGEQLQSESDGLGTSAAALEGGESAPRPKKMVVYSKREKVDDSKFVWLGPPEAMGGQVLEGSPRLYGRIDYSKDGMAAGIFKATKGKIRVTFPFSEHATILEGKVTITDESGQSHTFKEGDSYFIRQGQVVIWEVKGKEVIKSFYNVVENP, encoded by the coding sequence ATGGCTCACACCGTTCGCCCCCACCGTCTGATGAGTCTCGGCGCCGCAGTCCTCGCGGCCTTCCTGACCACCGCGTGCGGAGGGGAGCAGCTTCAGAGTGAGTCGGATGGGCTGGGGACGAGCGCCGCGGCGCTCGAGGGTGGCGAGAGCGCCCCCCGCCCCAAGAAGATGGTCGTCTACTCCAAGCGGGAGAAGGTGGACGACTCGAAGTTCGTCTGGCTGGGGCCGCCGGAGGCGATGGGTGGCCAGGTGCTGGAAGGCTCGCCGAGGCTCTACGGCCGCATCGATTACAGCAAGGACGGCATGGCGGCGGGCATCTTCAAGGCCACCAAGGGGAAGATCCGGGTGACGTTCCCCTTCTCGGAGCACGCCACCATCCTCGAGGGCAAGGTCACCATCACCGACGAGTCCGGCCAGAGCCACACCTTCAAGGAGGGTGACAGCTACTTCATCCGCCAGGGCCAGGTGGTCATCTGGGAGGTGAAGGGCAAGGAGGTCATCAAGTCCTTCTACAACGTCGTCGAGAACCCGTAG
- a CDS encoding FAD-binding oxidoreductase — protein MSTRATSIWGWGYADKFPDIEARRALAEQVSPLLGGPNLEPREPAASPRLPPPRVAPPESLAELCSAEDSDRAAHTYGKGYGDLVRGFHGDFSPAPDFVARPHNEDDVRAVMEWCADNRVALIPFGGGTSVVRGVEAAIGEGFHGAVSLDMRRMDRVVEVDPLSRAARIQAGATGPVLEARLAPHGLTLRHFPQSFEFSTLGGWIATRAGGHFATLYTHIDDLVQSTRMLTPRGLHETRRLPASGAGPAPDRLVLGSEGTLGVITEAWVRVQARPLFRANASVLFPDFATGVRAVRELSQSGLHPSNCRLLDERESFLNGVTGDGSSVLVLAFESADHPPRAKMERALAITASHGGECREGARYRSDEPGTRARPGGAAESWRSAFIEAPYLQNVMVSLGVIADTFETACTWDRFDALHGAILESVRGALERICGGGLVSCRFTHVYPDGPAPYYTFLGPARPGGEWEQWMALKHAASDAVSAHGGTITHHHAVGRLHRPWYDRERPEPFALALRAVKQALDPHGILNPGVLVGP, from the coding sequence ATGAGCACTCGCGCGACGAGCATCTGGGGCTGGGGCTACGCGGACAAGTTCCCGGACATCGAGGCACGGCGGGCCCTCGCCGAGCAGGTGTCCCCACTCCTCGGGGGCCCCAACCTGGAGCCCCGCGAGCCCGCCGCGAGCCCGCGCCTCCCTCCTCCCCGCGTCGCTCCACCCGAATCCCTGGCGGAGCTCTGCTCGGCCGAGGACAGCGACCGCGCCGCGCACACCTACGGCAAGGGTTACGGAGACCTCGTGCGAGGCTTCCACGGGGACTTCTCCCCCGCTCCCGACTTCGTCGCCCGTCCCCATAACGAGGACGACGTGCGGGCCGTGATGGAGTGGTGCGCGGACAACCGCGTGGCCCTCATCCCCTTCGGTGGAGGCACCAGCGTCGTCCGGGGTGTCGAGGCCGCCATCGGCGAGGGCTTCCACGGCGCCGTGTCGCTCGACATGCGCCGCATGGACCGTGTCGTCGAGGTGGACCCCCTCTCCCGCGCCGCCCGCATCCAGGCCGGTGCCACCGGGCCCGTGCTCGAGGCCCGGCTCGCCCCGCATGGCCTCACGCTGCGCCACTTCCCCCAGTCCTTCGAGTTCTCCACGCTCGGCGGGTGGATCGCCACGCGCGCCGGTGGCCACTTCGCCACGCTCTACACGCACATCGACGACCTGGTGCAGTCCACCCGCATGCTCACCCCGCGCGGCCTCCACGAAACGCGCCGCCTGCCCGCCTCGGGCGCGGGCCCCGCCCCGGATCGGCTCGTGCTCGGCTCCGAGGGCACGCTCGGCGTCATCACCGAGGCCTGGGTGCGCGTCCAGGCCCGCCCCCTCTTCCGCGCCAACGCCAGCGTCCTCTTCCCCGACTTCGCCACCGGCGTGCGCGCCGTCCGCGAGCTCTCCCAGTCCGGCCTCCACCCCTCCAACTGTCGTCTGCTCGACGAACGGGAGTCCTTCCTCAATGGCGTCACGGGCGATGGCTCCAGCGTGCTCGTGCTCGCCTTCGAGTCCGCCGACCATCCCCCGCGGGCGAAGATGGAGCGCGCGCTCGCCATCACCGCCTCCCACGGCGGCGAGTGCCGCGAGGGCGCCCGCTACCGCTCCGACGAACCCGGGACCCGGGCCCGCCCCGGTGGCGCCGCGGAGAGCTGGCGCTCGGCCTTCATCGAGGCCCCCTACCTGCAGAACGTCATGGTGAGCCTCGGAGTCATCGCCGACACCTTCGAGACCGCCTGCACGTGGGACCGGTTCGACGCGCTCCACGGCGCCATCCTCGAGTCCGTGCGCGGCGCCCTGGAGCGCATCTGCGGCGGCGGGCTCGTGAGCTGCCGTTTCACCCACGTCTACCCGGATGGGCCCGCGCCCTACTACACGTTCCTCGGCCCGGCCCGGCCCGGCGGCGAGTGGGAGCAGTGGATGGCGCTCAAACACGCCGCCAGCGACGCCGTGAGCGCACACGGCGGCACCATCACGCACCACCACGCGGTGGGCCGGCTGCACCGCCCCTGGTACGACCGCGAGCGCCCCGAGCCCTTCGCGCTCGCCTTGAGGGCCGTGAAGCAGGCACTCGACCCCCATGGCATCCTCAACCCGGGTGTCCTCGTGGGTCCTTGA
- the nrfD gene encoding NrfD/PsrC family molybdoenzyme membrane anchor subunit — protein sequence MGDIRPEDLEKRQDGRNIDSRLGELSGEGAQQRVRDIDEANPTRGVLRTRPSRSGVLAESPSYYGQPALKEPVWIWSIPLYFYVGGVAGAASVLGAATDVAGGKHLEGMGRKCRWVGTVGDMVSAGLLIYDLGRPERFLNMMRVFRPTSPMSVGSWVLAGSGAMNTASLLFAGRRGWLGRAGEGAALGAGLFGFPLAGYTAVLIANTAVPVWQATRKTLPLLFMSSAMASAGSLLELLPHSRGEEKILRLFSTLGKVCELLAGVAVQHEASRLEVLERPLKHGPTGRMWKAAKACTAASLVLGVWPGRRRWMKVAGALLGSTGALLTRFAVFRAGKASASDPQATFQPQREGMGAAEVTGNTHASDGRPFEFPLPVLRESPEPPRRQTSSARFEELEPEPPSAPES from the coding sequence ATGGGTGACATCCGGCCCGAGGATCTGGAGAAGCGCCAGGACGGGCGCAACATCGACTCACGGTTGGGCGAGCTCTCCGGGGAGGGTGCCCAGCAGCGGGTGCGGGACATCGACGAGGCCAATCCCACACGTGGGGTGTTGCGGACGCGGCCCTCGCGGTCGGGAGTGCTCGCGGAGTCGCCGAGCTACTACGGGCAACCGGCGCTCAAGGAGCCCGTGTGGATCTGGAGCATCCCGCTCTACTTCTACGTGGGAGGAGTCGCGGGCGCGGCGAGCGTGCTGGGCGCGGCGACGGACGTGGCCGGCGGCAAGCACCTGGAGGGCATGGGGCGCAAGTGCCGGTGGGTGGGCACGGTGGGCGATATGGTCAGCGCGGGGCTGCTCATCTACGACCTGGGCAGGCCCGAGCGCTTCCTGAACATGATGCGGGTGTTCCGGCCCACGTCGCCCATGAGCGTGGGCTCGTGGGTGCTGGCGGGCTCGGGAGCGATGAACACCGCGTCCCTGCTGTTCGCGGGCCGGCGCGGCTGGTTGGGGCGCGCGGGCGAGGGGGCGGCGCTGGGAGCGGGCCTGTTCGGATTCCCGCTCGCCGGGTATACGGCGGTGCTCATCGCCAACACGGCGGTCCCCGTCTGGCAGGCCACGCGCAAGACGCTGCCCCTGCTGTTCATGTCCTCGGCGATGGCGAGCGCGGGGAGCCTCCTGGAGCTGCTGCCGCACTCGCGCGGCGAGGAGAAGATACTCCGCCTGTTCAGCACGCTCGGCAAGGTATGCGAGCTGCTCGCGGGCGTCGCGGTGCAGCACGAGGCCTCGAGGCTGGAAGTGCTCGAGCGGCCGCTGAAGCACGGCCCCACGGGGCGGATGTGGAAGGCGGCGAAGGCGTGTACCGCGGCGTCGCTCGTGCTGGGCGTGTGGCCGGGACGGCGCAGGTGGATGAAGGTGGCGGGCGCGCTGCTCGGCTCCACGGGCGCGCTGCTGACGCGCTTCGCGGTGTTCCGCGCGGGCAAGGCGTCCGCGAGCGATCCTCAGGCCACGTTCCAGCCGCAACGAGAGGGCATGGGCGCGGCCGAGGTGACGGGGAACACGCACGCCTCGGACGGGAGGCCCTTCGAGTTCCCGCTGCCCGTGCTGCGCGAGTCACCGGAGCCACCTCGAAGACAGACATCCTCCGCTCGGTTCGAAGAGCTGGAGCCGGAGCCCCCCTCGGCCCCCGAGTCCTGA
- a CDS encoding 4Fe-4S dicluster domain-containing protein yields MGQKGFFTDTTLCIGCKACEVACKQWNQLPDDGFRLTGMSYDNTGHLGASTWRHVAFVERPVPLPTQTVGLMDFSWLMSSDVCKHCQRAGCLEACPTGAIIRTEFDTVYVQPDVCNGCGYCVAACPFGVIDRREDDGRAWKCTLCYDRLGEDMTPACAKACPTASIQFGDVDELRERAYRRVAQLHEKGWEQAYLYGADAESQPGTGGLNAFFLLVDKPEVYNLPPDPVVPTMKGKEAWASMGWGALGMAVVALGAVLFGREVTHG; encoded by the coding sequence ATGGGACAGAAGGGCTTCTTCACCGACACGACCCTCTGCATCGGCTGCAAGGCGTGCGAGGTGGCCTGCAAGCAGTGGAACCAGCTCCCGGATGACGGCTTCCGGCTCACCGGCATGTCGTACGACAACACGGGGCACCTGGGGGCGTCCACCTGGCGGCACGTGGCCTTCGTCGAGCGGCCGGTGCCCCTGCCCACCCAGACGGTGGGCCTGATGGACTTCTCGTGGCTGATGAGCTCGGACGTGTGCAAGCACTGCCAGCGCGCGGGGTGCCTGGAGGCGTGCCCCACGGGCGCCATCATCCGCACCGAGTTCGACACCGTCTATGTCCAGCCGGACGTGTGCAACGGCTGCGGCTATTGCGTGGCGGCGTGCCCCTTCGGCGTCATCGACCGGCGCGAGGACGACGGGCGCGCGTGGAAATGCACGCTCTGCTACGACCGGCTGGGCGAGGACATGACGCCCGCCTGCGCCAAGGCGTGCCCCACCGCCTCCATCCAGTTCGGAGACGTGGACGAGCTGCGCGAGCGGGCATATCGGCGCGTGGCGCAGCTCCATGAGAAGGGATGGGAGCAGGCGTACCTGTACGGCGCGGACGCGGAGAGCCAGCCGGGCACCGGCGGGCTCAACGCGTTCTTCCTGCTCGTGGACAAACCCGAGGTCTACAACCTGCCGCCCGATCCCGTGGTGCCCACGATGAAGGGCAAGGAGGCCTGGGCCTCCATGGGCTGGGGCGCGCTGGGCATGGCCGTGGTGGCGCTCGGAGCGGTGCTGTTTGGACGCGAGGTGACGCATGGGTGA